The Lates calcarifer isolate ASB-BC8 linkage group LG6, TLL_Latcal_v3, whole genome shotgun sequence genome includes a region encoding these proteins:
- the mfsd4ab gene encoding major facilitator superfamily domain-containing protein 4B yields MFMDERIVTLFKRNAHHTLTYWSVFFSFGLCIAFLGPTILDLQCQTNSTLSQITWVFFAQQFCLLIGSSIGGVFKRTLFSALSALFVSALIISVIFAIIPLCNNVLLLAIAMAVSGLAMGIIDTIANIQLVTIYQKDSAVFLQALHFFIGFGALVSPLIADPFLSETGCGNHTGNGTEIMHHFRNMLRNSPIAEHNITQSHLPHEGGEEESIVHYAFWIMALINLPVPIAVLFLMYREKLIPCCPNSTPRLLDKDELAMENQQGAEGTDEEQREHEAGGHGDIFSCCQNDNLRGLPVSFFMIHVLGGMVLFMTDGIVGAYAGFVYTYAVTPPMSLPHKTAGYLASIFWAAITAGRLLSIPLSYRFQPVRLLMFNLAGAIVTVLMLLIFYTSSIFLFVGTCLCGLFLSSIFPCMLAYTEDILDYQGCATSVLVTSAGMGEMVMQVLVGSIIQTEGSYSFLLCGMIIACIGFILFIGLLLFHRMHRNYLTGTSKKSAMVEEPAAEQNGSAKAEQKEEKESS; encoded by the exons ATGTTTATGGATGAGCGGATTGTAACTCTGTTCAAAAGGAATGCCCATCACACGTTGACCTACTGGAGTGTTTTCTTCAGCTTTGGACTCTGCATCGCTTTCCTTGGACCTACAATTTTGGACTTGCAGTGTCAAACAAACTCAACGCTCAGTCAGATTACCTGGGTATTCTTCGCCCAGCAGTTCTGCTTGTTGATTGGCAGCTCCATTGGTGGCGTTTTCAAGCGCAC GTTGTTCAGTGCTCTTTCTGCCTTATTTGTCTCTGCTCTCATCATCTCTGTAATATTTGCCATCATCCCTCTGTGTAATAATGTTCTCCTGTTGGCCATCGCCATGGCTGTGTCTGGTTTGGCGATGGGTATTATTGACACCATCGCTAACATCCAATTGGTGACCATCTATCAGAAGgactctgctgtttttttacaG GCTCTTCATTTCTTCATTGGGTTTGGAGCCCTGGTGAGCCCACTGATTGCAGATCCTTTCCTCTCCGAGACGGGCTGTGGGAATCACACAGGGAATGGGACTGAGATCATGCATCATTTCAGGAACATGCTGAGAAACAGTCCGATTGCAGAGCACAACATAACTCAGAGCCACCTGCCCCatgagggaggggaagaggagtcCATTGTGCACTATGCTTTCTGGATCATGGCACTTATTAAT CTGCCTGTGCCCATTGCAGTCCTGTTCTTGATGTATAGGGAGAAGCTGATCCCATGCTGCCCCAACAGCACTCCTCGTCTTCTGGACAAAGATGAACTAGCAATGGAGAACCAGCAGGGGGCTGAAGGCACAGACGAGGAGCAGAGGGAACATGAAGCTGGAG GTCATGGGGATATCTTTAGCTGCTGTCAGAATGATAACCTGCGCGGCCTGCCAGTATCCTTCTTTATGATTCATGTCCTTGGTGGGATGGTGCTCTTCATGACCGATGGTATTGTG gGTGCGTATGCCGGGTTTGTGTACACCTACGCTGTGACACCACCAATGTCACTGCCTCATAAGACAGCAGGTTACCTGGCCAGTATCTTTTGGGCAGCAATCACTGCTGGACGTCTGCTGTCCATACCTCTCTCGTATCGTTTCCAGCCTGTGCGACTGCTCATGTTCAACCTG gCTGGTGCTATTGTTACTGTGTTGATGCTGCTTATTTTCTACACCAGCAGCATCTTTTTATTTGTTGGTACCTGCTTATGTGGCTTGTTCCTCAGCAGCATCTTCCCCTGTATGCTTGCCTATACTGAAGACATCCTTGATTATCAGG GATGTGCAACCTCAGTCCTGGTGACAAGTGCAGGGATGGGAGAGATGGTGATGCAGGTTCTGGTTGGCTCA ATTATCCAGACTGAAGGCAGCTACAGCTTCCTGCTGTGCGGAATGATAATCGCCTGCATTGGATTTATCCTCTTCATTGGCCTCCTGCTGTTCCATCGAATGCACAGAAATTACCTCACAG GAACATCGAAAAAGTCTGCCATGGTAGAGGaaccagcagcagagcaaaATGGATCTGCCAAAGCagaacagaaagaggagaaagagagcagctGA
- the LOC108882148 gene encoding F-box only protein 6 isoform X2, with amino-acid sequence MKRKAKAMGATQSNYSTSGPNMSSDTKLSTGSSDEELFPVPLDILEEIFLNLPPDQVVHSCRLVCHEWKEVADRQSLWRERCRREGYHLPDTSKTPKDWRLFYFLCKKRRNLIKNPRGEHKMKYWQILQNGGDMWKIEGLMVPHPDETVQKNFVTSYGVCKKAQLIDLEKEGYNATFMDNIQPDIRISDWYAPRWDCGSEYNICVELLNKNKKPIQIFAPKTIYFEQWNDQQWNQMTHVFQNYGPGVRYIHFSHGGKDTQYWAGWYGIRVTNSCIEICPAADT; translated from the exons ATGAAGAGGAAAGCAAAAGCTATGGGTGCAACTCAAAGCAACTATTCAACCTCGGGTCCAAATATGTCCTCAGATACAAAACTGTCAACCGGCTCTTCAGATGAAGAG TTGTTCCCTGTTCCTCTGGATATCCTTGAGGAGATCTTCCTGAACCTTCCTCCTGATCAGGTGGTTCATTCTTGTCGGTTGGTGTGCCATGAATGGAAAGAAGTGGCCGACAGGCAGTCTTTGTGGAGGGAGAGATGCAGGAGAGAAGGATACCACCTCCCTGACACTTCCAAAACACCAAAAGACTGGAGGTTGTTTTACTTCTTGTGCAAGAAGAGGAGAAATCTCATCAAGAATCCAAGAGGAGAAC ataaaatgaaatattggcAGATACTGCAGAATGGTGGTGATATGTGGAAAATAGAGGGACTAATGGTGCCACATCCAGATGAGACAGTCCAGAAAAACTTTGTGACCTCCTATGG AGTGTGCAAGAAGGCCCAGCTGATTGATTTGGAGAAGGAGGGTTACAATGCAACATTTATGGATAACATCCAGCCAGATATCAGAATATCTGATTG GTATGCGCCACGATGGGACTGTGGCAGCGAGTACAACATCTGTGTTGAGctgctgaataaaaataagaagCCAATCCAGATATTTGCCCCCAAGACCATTTACTTTGAGCAGTGGAACGATCAGCAATGGAATCAG ATGACCCACGTTTTCCAGAACTATGGACCCGGAGTGAGATACATCCATTTCTCCCATGGAGGCAAGGACACGCAGTACTGGGCAGGATGGTACGGAATTCGTGTTACTAACAGTTGCATTGAGATATGCCCAGCTGCGGACACATAG
- the LOC108882147 gene encoding CMRF35-like molecule 7 → MRTTGIFIGFFDATVLCLIWLTKYTVDSIQLSAPEAVTAAYGGSVTVACQYDQQYRENTKYWCKGAVYEFCVIVVKTPKNRPNNRSLISDDKEAGVFTVTMTSLRYSDANVYWCVISQSGRNINTRVRLYVTHTVATSTTATTPTSASPTLEHDVISWWATLRWILFILILCCLVSTHIALCKENTSAATISL, encoded by the exons ATGAGGACCACAGGGATATTTATTGGCTTCTTTGAtg CCACAGTTCTGTGCCTCATCTGGCTAACAAAGTATACAGTGGACTCAATTCAGCTTTCAGCTCCAGAGGCAGTAACTGCAGCATATGGAGGATCTGTGACCGTCGCTTGCCAGTACGACCAGCagtacagagaaaacacaaagtactgGTGCAAAGGAGCTGTGTATGAATTTTGTGTCATAGTGGTGAAAACACCCAAGAACCGACCAAATAACAGAAGCTTAATTTCTGATGATAAGGAGGCAGGGGTTTTCACAGTCACTATGACTTCACTCAGATACAGTGACGCCAATGTGTACTGGTGTGTCATCTCACAATCCGGAAGGAACATCAACACTCGTGTCAGACTCTACGTTACCCATACAG TGGCAACATCCACCACTGCAACCACACCAACCAGTGCATCGCCAACACTAGAACATGATGTAATAAG CTGGTGGGCGACTCTACGTTGGATCctctttattttaatattgtgttGTTTGGTATCAACACATATCGCTTTGTGCAAGGAAAATACATCTGCAGCAACAATTTCACTGTGA
- the dnajc11a gene encoding LOW QUALITY PROTEIN: dnaJ homolog subfamily C member 11a (The sequence of the model RefSeq protein was modified relative to this genomic sequence to represent the inferred CDS: deleted 1 base in 1 codon), with protein MAPALDDDEICNDDYYSLLNVRREATQEELKAAYRRLCMLYHPDKHRDPELKRQAEQLFNLVHEAYEVLSDPQSRAIYDIYGKRGLDVEGWEVVERKRTPAEIREEYERLQREREERRLQQRTNPKGTISVGIDATDLFDRYEEDYEEVVGGGVPHVEINKMHISQSIEAPLTTKDTAILSGSLSTHNGNGGGTINLALRRVTSAKGWGEVELGAGDTHGPLLGMKIFRNLTPRFFVTAQCGLQFSSRGVRPGVTTVLARHLDKNTMGYLQWRWGIQSSMNTSIVRDTKSSHFTFAMQLGIPHTFMMMSYQYKFQDEDQTKIKGSVKSGFFGTVVEYGAERKISRHSVLGATVSVGVPQGVSLKIKLNRASQTYFFPIHLTDQLLPSAVFYATVGPLVFYLAIQQLIIRPYVRAQKEQDLEKQQESSASNIARKKQEAEAAVLLMQESVRRIIEAEESRMGLIILNAWYGKFVTDNSRKHERAKVIDVTVPLQCLVKDSKLILTEATKSGLPGFYDPCVGEEKSLKVLYQFRGVMHQVLSGDTEPLRIPKQSHRIDADT; from the exons GCAACACAAGAGGAGCTGAAGGCGGCATACAGGCGATTATGCATGCTGTATCATCCAGACAAACACCGGGACCCCGAGCTAAAGCGGCAAGCAGAACAGCTTTTTAACCTTGTACATGAAGCTTATGAAG TGCTCAGTGACCCACAATCACGAGCTATCTATGATATCTACGGCAAGCGAGGACTCGATGTTGAAGGATGGGAG GTggtggagaggaaaagaacacCTGCAGAGATTCGAGAAGAGTATGAGCGTCTTCAGAGAGAACGAGAGGAGAGAAGGCTTCAGCAAAGGACCAACCCAAAG GGAACGATTAGTGTGGGTATTGATGCCACAGACCTGTTTGACAGGTATGAGGAGGACTACGAGGAGGTGGTCGGAGGGGGAGTCCCACATGTGGAAATCAACAAGATGCACATATCACAATCCATAGAG GCTCCTCTTACAACAAAAGACACAGCCATTTTGTCTGGCTCTTTGTCAACCCACAATGGAAATGGAGGTGGCACTATTAACTTGGCCTTGAGACGAGTCACCTCAGCTAAGGGATGGGGAGAG GTAGAGTTAGGTGCTGGAGACACCCATGGACCTCTCCTTGGAATGAAGATATTCCGAAACTTGACACCTCGATT CTTTGTTACCGCTCAGTGCGGGCTCCAGTTTTCATCCCGAGGCGTGCGCCCTGGGGTTACCACAGTGCTGGCCCGTCACCTAGACAAGAACACTATGGGCTATCTGCAGTGGCGATGGGGGATCCAGTCCTCTATGAACACCAGCATAGTCAGGGACACCAAGAGCAGCCATTTCACCTTCGCAATGCAG CTTGGCATTCCTCACACTTTTATGATGATGAGCTACCAGTACAAGTTCCAGGATGAAGATCAGACAAAGATTAAGGGCTCAGTAAA ATCTGGCTTCTTTGGGACTGTGGTAGAGTACGGCGCTGAGAGGAAGATCAGTCGACACAGTGTCCTGGGGGCCACTGTCAGCGTGGGAGTGCCCCAAGGTGTCTCCCTCAAGATCAA ACTGAACAGAGCTAGCCAGACGTATTTCTTCCCGATTCACCTGACTGACCAACTCCTGCCAAGTGCTGTATTTTACGCCACAGTCGGACCATTGGTTTTCTACCTCGCCATCCAGCAGCTTATTATTCGG CCTTACGTGCGGGCCCAGAAGGAACA AGACttggagaagcagcaggagagctCGGCCTCTAATATCGCCAGGAAGAAACAAGAGGCAGAGGCTGCT GTCTTGCTCATGCAGGAGTCTGTGCGCAGGATTATTGAAGCTGAGGAGTCTAGAATGG GTCTCATCATCCTCAACGCCTGGTACGGCAAGTTTGTTACagacaacagcagaaaacatgagAGGGCAAAGGTCATTGACGTGACTGTGCCACTGCAGTGTCTGGTGAAAGACTCAAAACTCATCCTCACTGAGGCCACAAAG TCTGGACTCCCTGGCTTCTACGACCCCTGTGTGGGGGAGGAGAAGAGCCTGAAGGTGCTGTATCAGTTCCGTGGAGTCATGCATCAAGTCCTGTCAGGAGACACGGAGCCACTCAGGATACCAAAGCAAT CTCACAGGATTGACGCCGACACATAG
- the LOC108882149 gene encoding cell division control protein 42 homolog isoform X1, with amino-acid sequence MQTIKCVVVGDGAVGKTCLLISYTTNKFPSEYVPTVFDNYAVTVMIGGEPYTLGLFDTAGQEDYDRLRPLSYPQTDVFLVCFSVVSPSSFENVKEKWVPEITHHCPKTPFLLVGTQIDLRDDPSTVEKLAKNKQKPITPETAEKLARDLKAVKYVECSALTQKGLKNVFDEAILAALEPPEPKKRRKCVLL; translated from the exons ATGCAGACTATCAAATGTGTGGTGGTGGGTGATGGAGCAGTGGGAAAAACCTGCCTATTGATTTCATACACCACCAACAAATTCCCCTCTGAGTATGTACCAACA GTGTTTGACAACTATGCAGTAACTGTAATGATTGGGGGTGAACCATACACCCTTGGTTTATTTGATACAGCAG GTCAGGAGGACTACGACAGGTTACGACCACTAAGCTACCCACAGACGGATGTCTTCTTAGTCTGTTTCTCAGTTGTTTCACCTTCCTCTTTTGAGAATGTTAAAGAAAAG tgggTTCCTGAAATAACTCACCACTGTCCCAAGACCCCGTTCCTGTTGGTAGGAACTCAGATTGACCTGCGTGATGATCCCTCCACAGTGGAGAAGTTAGCCAAGAACAAACAGAAGCCAATCACTCCCgagacagcagagaagctggctcGTGACCTTAAGGCAGTCAAATATGTTGAGTGCTCAGCTCTAACGCAG AAAGGATTAAAGAATGTGTTTGATGAGGCAATACTGGCTGCCCTGGAGCCTCCTGAACCTAAGAAAAGACGTAAATGCGTTCTGCTCTAA
- the LOC108882148 gene encoding F-box only protein 6 isoform X1: MKRKAKAMGATQSNYSTSGPNMSSDTKLSTGSSDEEVRCLFPVPLDILEEIFLNLPPDQVVHSCRLVCHEWKEVADRQSLWRERCRREGYHLPDTSKTPKDWRLFYFLCKKRRNLIKNPRGEHKMKYWQILQNGGDMWKIEGLMVPHPDETVQKNFVTSYGVCKKAQLIDLEKEGYNATFMDNIQPDIRISDWYAPRWDCGSEYNICVELLNKNKKPIQIFAPKTIYFEQWNDQQWNQMTHVFQNYGPGVRYIHFSHGGKDTQYWAGWYGIRVTNSCIEICPAADT; this comes from the exons ATGAAGAGGAAAGCAAAAGCTATGGGTGCAACTCAAAGCAACTATTCAACCTCGGGTCCAAATATGTCCTCAGATACAAAACTGTCAACCGGCTCTTCAGATGAAGAGGTAAGATGT TTGTTCCCTGTTCCTCTGGATATCCTTGAGGAGATCTTCCTGAACCTTCCTCCTGATCAGGTGGTTCATTCTTGTCGGTTGGTGTGCCATGAATGGAAAGAAGTGGCCGACAGGCAGTCTTTGTGGAGGGAGAGATGCAGGAGAGAAGGATACCACCTCCCTGACACTTCCAAAACACCAAAAGACTGGAGGTTGTTTTACTTCTTGTGCAAGAAGAGGAGAAATCTCATCAAGAATCCAAGAGGAGAAC ataaaatgaaatattggcAGATACTGCAGAATGGTGGTGATATGTGGAAAATAGAGGGACTAATGGTGCCACATCCAGATGAGACAGTCCAGAAAAACTTTGTGACCTCCTATGG AGTGTGCAAGAAGGCCCAGCTGATTGATTTGGAGAAGGAGGGTTACAATGCAACATTTATGGATAACATCCAGCCAGATATCAGAATATCTGATTG GTATGCGCCACGATGGGACTGTGGCAGCGAGTACAACATCTGTGTTGAGctgctgaataaaaataagaagCCAATCCAGATATTTGCCCCCAAGACCATTTACTTTGAGCAGTGGAACGATCAGCAATGGAATCAG ATGACCCACGTTTTCCAGAACTATGGACCCGGAGTGAGATACATCCATTTCTCCCATGGAGGCAAGGACACGCAGTACTGGGCAGGATGGTACGGAATTCGTGTTACTAACAGTTGCATTGAGATATGCCCAGCTGCGGACACATAG
- the LOC108882146 gene encoding acidic mammalian chitinase produces MGKVLFVTALALLLHAQLGSSFILSCYFTNWAQYRPPPTIYMPNDIDPCLCTHLLYAFATIKNNQLSTYEWNDVELYSQFNGLKNKNGNLKTLLSVGGWNFGSTGFSQMVLSPTNRQTFINSVISFLRKYEFDGLDIDWEYPANRGGSPEDKQYYSVFLEEMRAAFEKEAKQTNRARLLMSAAVSAGKDTIDSAYQIPKLGQALDMINVMTYDFHGSWDPMTGECSPLFRGPEDQGGFIYFNVDYAMNYWKSQGAPAEKLIVGFPTYGNTFTLRNPADHGVGAPIAGAGTPGKYTQEAGELAYFEICGFLKDGATEVWNQAQDVPYAYKGNQWVGYDNRKSFQIKVDWLTKSNYGGAMVWTIDMDDYLGTFCNQGKYPLINVLKKGLNLDQASCAPPATRLPPIAGVSTTPGSSSGGSSGGSSSGGSSGGSPSGGDSGTSGMNSGFCAGKANGMYPDPSNKNQYYNCSNGETYFGKCAAGLVFDSSCSCCNWS; encoded by the exons ATGGGCAAAGTACTGTTTGTGACAG CTCTGGCCCTGCTGCTGCATGCACAGCTTG GCTCATCCTTCATACTGTCATGCTACTTCACAAACTGGGCACAGTACAGACCACCTCCAACTATTTATATGCCCAATGACATCGACCCATGCCTGTGTACCCATCTTCTGTATGCCTTCGCCACCATCAAGAACAATCAACTGTCCACCTATGAGTGGAACGATGTGGAGCTTTACAGTCAGTTCAATGGCCTGAAGAACAA GAACGGCAACCTGAAGACTCTTTTGTCTGTTGGAGGATGGAACTTTGGTTCTACAGG TTTCTCACAAATGGTGTTGAGCCCTACCAACCGTCAGACCTTCATCAACtcagtcatttcatttctgaGGAAGTATGAGTTTGATGGGCTCGACATCGACTGGGAGTATCCAGCCAACAGAGGAGGTTCCCCTGAAGACAAACAGTACTATTCTGTTTTCCTGGAG GAGATGAGAGCTGCCTTTGAGAAGGAGGCCAAGCAGACCAACAGGGCTCGTCTTCTgatgtctgctgctgtgtcGGCTGGAAAGGACACCATTGATTCTGCTTATCAGATTCCTAAGCTTGGCCA GGCCCTGGATATGATCAATGTCATGACATATGATTTCCATGGCTCTTGGGACCCCATGACTGGCGAATGTAGCCCCCTGTTTAGAGGCCCCGAGGACCAGGGTGGCTTCATCTATTTCAATGTG GACTATGCCATGAACTACTGGAAGAGCCAGGGAGCCCCAGCTGAAAAGCTGATTGTTGGCTTCCCCACATATGGCAACACATTTACTCTTAGGAACCCTGCTGACCATGGAGTTGGAGCACCTATTGCTGGTGCTGGAACTCCAGGAAAGTACACACAAGAGGCTGGAGAACTTGCTTACTTTGAG ATCTGTGGCTTTTTGAAAGATGGAGCAACTGAGGTTTGGAACCAGGCCCAGGATGTGCCATATGCCTACAAGGGAAACCAGTGGGTGGGCTATGACAACAGAAAGAGCTTCCAGATCAAG GTTGACTGGCTGACAAAGAGTAATTACGGAGGCGCCATGGTGTGGACCATTGATATGGATGACTACTTGGGCACTTTCTGTAACCAGGGCAAATACCCACTGATTAATGTTCTTAAAAAGGGCCTTAATCTGGACCAAGCAT CCTGTGCCCCTCCTGCCACTCGCCTTCCTCCAATTGCTGGAGTGAGCACAACCCCTGGAAGCAGCTCTGGAGGCAGCTCTGGAGGAAGCTCCAGCGGGGGTTCCAGTGGTGGCAGCCCTTCTGGTGGGGACTCAGGCACCAGTGGCATGAACAGCGGGTTCTGCGCTGGAAAGGCCAACGGCATGTACCCTGACCCATCAAACAAGAACCAGTACTACAACTGCAGCAATGGAGAGACCtactttggaaaatgtgctgctGGGCTGGTCTTTGACAGCTCCTGCTCTTGCTGCAACTGGTCCTAA
- the LOC108882149 gene encoding cell division control protein 42 homolog isoform X2, with the protein MQTIKCVVVGDGAVGKTCLLISYTTNKFPSEYVPTVFDNYAVTVMIGGEPYTLGLFDTAGQEDYDRLRPLSYPQTDVFLVCFSVVSPSSFENVKEKWVPEITHHCPKTPFLLVGTQIDLRDDPSTVEKLAKNKQKPITPETAEKLARDLKAVKYVECSALTQRGLKNVFDEAILAALEPPETQRKRKCCLF; encoded by the exons ATGCAGACTATCAAATGTGTGGTGGTGGGTGATGGAGCAGTGGGAAAAACCTGCCTATTGATTTCATACACCACCAACAAATTCCCCTCTGAGTATGTACCAACA GTGTTTGACAACTATGCAGTAACTGTAATGATTGGGGGTGAACCATACACCCTTGGTTTATTTGATACAGCAG GTCAGGAGGACTACGACAGGTTACGACCACTAAGCTACCCACAGACGGATGTCTTCTTAGTCTGTTTCTCAGTTGTTTCACCTTCCTCTTTTGAGAATGTTAAAGAAAAG tgggTTCCTGAAATAACTCACCACTGTCCCAAGACCCCGTTCCTGTTGGTAGGAACTCAGATTGACCTGCGTGATGATCCCTCCACAGTGGAGAAGTTAGCCAAGAACAAACAGAAGCCAATCACTCCCgagacagcagagaagctggctcGTGACCTTAAGGCAGTCAAATATGTTGAGTGCTCAGCTCTAACGCAG CGGGGACTGAAGAACGTATTTGATGAGGCTATCCTAGCCGCTTTAGAGCCCCCTGAAactcagagaaagagaaaatgctgTTTGTTCTGA